One genomic window of Danaus plexippus chromosome 23, MEX_DaPlex, whole genome shotgun sequence includes the following:
- the LOC116774700 gene encoding small ribosomal subunit protein bS18m: protein MASLQVAIRHLLSTSRRAVISTIRPYSQAVVENDDAPVEMENPYKKERKQCILCKLNIRPDYKNYRLLSQFQSPYTGRIYGRHITGLCKAKQALVDSEITKAQNSGYMPYYYKDKAFLKDPKLFDPENPIRFHRF, encoded by the exons aTGGCTTCATTACAAGTAGCTATACGACATTTGT tgtccACATCAAGACGAGCGGTAATTTCAACAATAAGGCCGTATTCTCAAGCAGTGGTAGAAAATGATGACGCCCCAGTCGAAATGGAAAATCCATATAAGAAAGAACGCAAACAATGTATTCTTTGCAAGCTGAATATAAGACCCGATTACAAGAACTACAGACTGCTATCACAGTTCCAGAGCCCTTACACGGGCAGAATATACGGAAGACATATAACCGGGTTGTGTAAAGCGAAGCAAGCCTTAGTGGATTCTGAGATAACAAAAGCACAAAACAGCGGCTATATGCCTTACTATTACAAAGACAAGGCATTCCTGAAAGACCCAAAGCTCTTTGATCCCGAAAACCCCATTCGTTTccatagattttaa
- the LOC116774960 gene encoding uncharacterized protein LOC116774960, translating into MNNTPSQMKRNCIVSPKTPGGISKSLLTPCRRVGLSRNWRKGSVSPFISPLSGSNTCTNTENELKKRKKCDEPDKDSNDNGDTHVVCGNETSTLHCTPSRTLTARKRSKTLVLSNQDNENELISESHPDINKSTSNFNTPDYSHSFEQFSEDNTEQSSNKVSKVSKLKLKTKSASKSNTSSKTLVSEECANDDSKTEQNRIRSNKVEDTSSDNLNKINKCPNNLTRECMVVIQKNILKSDLPSNNISDKHSSQTSCCSDDDVPLSNLSSKDNDLKDKYDYVENEKFVKKLDKTTSVTDLKVKSKTKEKTAHKNPKVMPRKPSSQSTSTDDDDDFKIDKRTIFIKKSYNKISKPIKAKSTGSITQTDIDDLQARIDRKKKKLLAKAMTSDTEELRNLIKKWQTGCQNALTELFELMKAKMPERSMAYSDILKMFKIPSDLVGYDSENDCFVTPQDKNIILSGLNLNEI; encoded by the coding sequence ATGAATAATACACCTTCACAAATGAAAAGAAACTGCATTGTATCTCCAAAAACACCGGGTGGTATTAGTAAATCATTGCTGACTCCTTGTAGAAGAGTGGGTCTCTCTCGCAATTGGAGGAAAGGATCTGTTTCACCCTTCATATCGCCTTTATCTGGTTCAAATACCTGTACTAACACAGAAAATGAATTGAAGAAGAGAAAGAAATGTGATGAACCTGACAAAGACTCCAATGACAATGGAGATACTCATGTTGTATGTGGTAACGAGACATCAACACTACACTGCACTCCATCAAGAACTCTCACAGCTCGGAAAAGATCTAAGACATTGGTTTTAAGTAACCAAGATAATGAGAATGAATTGATTAGTGAATCACATCCAGATATAAATAAGTCTActtctaattttaatacacCTGATTATAGCCATTCTTTTGAACAGTTTTCGGAAGACAATACAGAACAATCTTCCAATAAGGTATCAAAAGTATCAAAATTAAAGCTGAAAACCAAGTCTGCTTCTAAAAGTAACACCTCAAGTAAAACTTTAGTTAGTGAGGAATGTGCAAATGACGATTCAAAGACAGAACAAAACAGAATTAGGTCAAACAAAGTAGAGGATACAAGTTctgataatttaaacaaaataaataaatgtcctAACAATTTAACACGAGAATGTATGGTTGtaattcagaaaaatatattaaaaagtgatTTGCCTTCCAATAATATAAGCGATAAACATTCATCACAGACTTCATGTTGTTCTGATGATGATGTTccattatcaaatttaagttCAAAGGATAATGATTTGAAAGATAAGTACGACTATGTTGAAAACGAGAAGTTTGTCAAGAAATTGGACAAGACTACATCTGTTACCGACTTGAAAGTCAAAAGTAAAACTAAAGAAAAGACAGCCCATAAAAATCCTAAAGTTATGCCGCGTAAACCATCATCCCAGAGCACCAGTaccgatgatgatgatgattttaaaatagataaacgaacaatatttattaagaaatcttacaacaaaatatcaaAGCCCATTAAAGCTAAATCTACAGGCTCAATAACACAAACAGATATTGATGATCTACAGGCAAGGATTGAtaggaaaaagaaaaaattgctGGCCAAAGCTATGACAAGCGACACCGAGGAATTGAGAAATCTGATTAAAAAGTGGCAAACGGGTTGCCAGAATGCATTAACTGAATTATTTGAACTGATGAAGGCAAAAATGCCAGAACGATCTATGGCATATTCAGATATACtgaaaatgttcaaaatacCCTCCGATTTAGTCGGTTATGATTCAGAAAACGACTGCTTTGTTACACCACAGGATAAAAACATAATCCTGTCCGGTCTTAATCTTAATGAAATTTGA
- the LOC116774784 gene encoding uncharacterized protein LOC116774784, with protein MPLLRMTTGAFGQLRTFATSSALGKRVKTFAVYRWNPDEPDKKPYTQNFEVDLDDCAPMVLDALLKIKNEIDPTLTFRRSCREGVCGSCAMNIDGVNTLACISHIDQNLSKPTKIYPLPHMYVVKDLVPDLTNFYRQYQSIEPWLQRDNEAVKGKETQLLQDVEDRVKLDGLYECVLCACCSTSCPSYWWNGDKYLGPAVLMQAYRWIIDSRDDAAAKRLSKLKDTYSVYRCHTIMNCTRTCPKGLNPGKAIAQIKTLLSGMVKKEAPIMDPSGLQKQAAHN; from the coding sequence atgCCACTGTTAAGAATGACAACTGGTGCTTTTGGGCAACTGCGTACCTTCGCAACGTCATCAGCACTCGGTAAGAGGGTAAAGACTTTCGCCGTATATCGCTGGAACCCTGACGAACCTGACAAGAAGCCTTACACTCAGAACTTTGAGGTAGATCTCGATGACTGCGCGCCCATGGTTCTTGATGCTTTATTGAAAATCAAGAATGAAATAGATCCCACCCTCACCTTCAGAAGGTCCTGTCGCGAAGGGGTCTGTGGATCCTGCGCCATGAATATCGATGGGGTCAACACACTCGCCTGCATCAGTCACATTGACCAGAACTTGTCAAAGCCAACAAAAATTTATCCCTTACCACACATGTACGTAGTAAAGGATCTCGTGCCCGATCTCACCAACTTCTACCGTCAGTATCAGTCTATAGAACCATGGCTTCAGCGTGACAATGAGGCTGTGAAAGGTAAGGAGACTCAGCTGCTTCAAGACGTCGAGGACAGAGTAAAGCTTGACGGTTTGTATGAATGTGTTCTGTGTGCTTGTTGTTCCACCAGCTGCCCCTCCTACTGGTGGAACGGTGACAAGTATCTCGGTCCCGCAGTATTGATGCAAGCTTATAGATGGATAATCGACTCCCGTGACGATGCCGCTGCAAAACGTCTATCAAAGCTCAAAGACACATACTCTGTGTACCGTTGTCATACAATCATGAATTGCACCAGAACATGTCCCAAAGGCCTAAACCCCGGTAAGGCAATTGCCCAAATTAAAACCCTTCTATCGGGCATGGTGAAGAAGGAAGCTCCGATCATGGATCCCTCAGGCTTACAGAAACAGGCCGCCCACAACtaa
- the LOC116774959 gene encoding biorientation of chromosomes in cell division protein 1-like 1: protein MSHLQYMPGDPRLVDQLVYELKSKGIFDQFRKDCIADVDTRPAYQNLRQRVENSVSTFLSRQTWQPDLNKNQLREKLRKHILDGNYLEQGVERIVDQVVNPKVASVFIPKVEDLVYNYLGITKKKSPVPETSNGKLEDLLPNDLEAVSPGSVKSNEDRNESMEVDGEENTKMEIDEVKQNSDVIDNVQSENCEETTADILLPPDVISDDKIEIPLPEEEINMENIPEPKKMEVEKIELPKEPINSTDIPLPDDIPKEEKDDYFKPINSDDDDSSSDSSLIRNMSPLTPIRNYNNENSYDAQQAFENDSVEDKTDDKKEPNIFRFTIDAKSPENNSDVAKSEKKQTENNLAYRFNNQVTINTPVYEDSSNSNILHIDYESDANSKANIDNKVIENDQNSKDSKRESKAEEKRSSHKSSHRSHKQSSSKDKRSDSKSSSLKESRQDKSKSSKDDSKPKSSDKEKSRDRSDKKDSRDSSRHRSSHKTSHKDSKSHRSSSSSQRHSSKSDDKKPSSQKDKERDRSDKSKDSKSTSQRSDKDRKSSSSKNEKSKSKHDDKDKDKKNKKETDDHYSVSGRGNPNRRSTDRDSNDGSSSSKGSHNPSSSKSTNGKKDSKSSSKSETTSTSGESTSPSDKENVVHDGTTAKDLLQHKPIVRIESRLETPMASPPRLPFVPDVTIRKPKFAANLEEAKRLMKMRKFLDEEQKRMNQEAALLLEFQANVRPSLSQVYSNIPGPELEFACIMNSRHTQDDIQNNDDKDNVQKPHYTNNQLLTVLNNEYDDEKSDMEVRATTSTEPIAIEVNEGEPTPILSQNIQDDIYRAVNENAEEEDVENSSTTDNTHTNTEKKERGEESLRYFDKNEQYDAEIERAKFTSFFIEYKEKTISDKLYLINCDPYEENIVRDVSKKFGRFEIVNYIKNGHLKLPTTNVVRNVNISTEISLPIEADFEMNGSESPKSQIFSPGKSECSFDLSSDYDAKLTEMVNKTSRQEIMEIILGSALDSSTKMPTIDYFTDSNIEAFENSMKRKMSEETTVNNNIHVLTPNKIRKLSTDQITSTTEEIEELPTNKSNCTRSKYLGKARRVGLPRPRKTLLPNSPSSDKSVENYEQNTPTQSPNGKIKRNKVQRYDTSDLYKPKLHFLSRRNHHVT, encoded by the exons atgtcccATTTGCAATATATGCCCGGAGACCCTCGGCTGGTGGATCAATTGGTTTacgaattaaaatcaaaaggCATTTTCGATCAG TTCCGCAAAGACTGCATTGCAGATGTAGACACTCGGCCGGCTTATCAGAATCTAAGGCAGAGAGTTGAGAACTCTGTTTCAACCTTTCTATCCCGACAGACTTGGCAACCggatttaaataagaatcaGCTGAGAGAAAAGTTGAGGAAACATATTTTAGA tGGCAATTACTTAGAGCAAGGCGTTGAAAGAATTGTGGACCAAGTTGTTAATCCGAAAGTTGCATCCGTCTTTATACCTAAGGTTGAAGACCttgtgtataattatttaggtATAACTAAGAAGAAATCACCGGTACCAGAAACATCGAACGGGAAACTTGAGGATCTCCTGCCTAATGATTTAGAGGCCGTAAGTCCGGGGTCTGTGAAGAGTAATGAAGACAGGAACGAGTCTATGGAAGTGGACGGAGAGGAAAACACTAAAATGGAAATCGATGAGGTCAAGCAGAACTCTGATGTTATAGATAATGTTCAGTCTGAAAACTGTGAAGAGACAACTGCCGATATTCTTCTACCGCCGGATGTCATTAGTGatgataaaatagaaatacctCTGCCGGAGGAGGAAAtaaatatggaaaatataCCAGAGCCGAAGAAAATGGAAGTGGAAAAAATCGAACTGCCAAAAGAACCGATTAATTCTACTGATATACCATTGCCTGATGATATACCGAAGGAAGAAAAAGATGATTATTTCAAACCCATCAATAGTGACGACGATGACTCAAGTTCGGATTCGTCCCTCATACGAAACATGTCACCATTAACACCGATCagaaattacaataatgaaaattcataTGACGCCCAGCAAGCCTTCGAAAATGACTCAGTGGAAGATAAAACTGACGACAAAAAAGAacctaatatatttagattcaCAATCGACGCAAAATCTCCTGAAAATAACTCAGATGTGGCTAAATCCGAGAAGAAACAGACGGAAAATAACTTAGCTTACCGGTTCAATAATCAGGTGACCATCAATACACCTGTTTACGAGGATAGTTCCAATAGCAACATTCTTCACATAGACTATGAGAGTGATGCTAATAGCAAAGCAAACATCGACAACAAAGTAATCGAAAATGATCAAAATTCAAAAGACTCTAAAAGAGAAAGCAAAGCTGAAGAGAAGAGAAGTAGTCATAAAAGTTCCCATCGCTCGCATAAACAATCGAGCAGCAAGGACAAGAGATCAGATTCAAAAAGTTCCAGTTTAAAAGAAAGTCGTCAAGATAAAAGTAAATCTTCCAAAGATGATTCTAAACCAAAATCCAGTGACAAAGAAAAGTCTAGAGACAGAAGTGACAAGAAAGACAGCAGGGATTCTTCTAGACATAGAAGTTCACACAAAACAAGTCACAAGGATTCAAAATCTCACAGAAGCTCCAGTTCAAGTCAGAGACATTCAAGCAAAAGCGACGATAAGAAGCCATCTAGtcaaaaagataaagaaagaGACAGAAGTGATAAATCAAAAGATTCGAAATCGACTTCTCAGAGGTCAGACAAAGATAGAAAGAGTAGCAGCAGTAAAAATGAGAAGAGTAAAAGCAAACACGACGATAAAGACAAAgacaaaaagaataaaaaggaGACAGATGATCATTACAGTGTGTCTGGGCGAGGGAACCCAAACAGGCGTTCAACAGACAGGGACTCCAACGACGGCAGTTCCTCTTCAAAAGGATCTCACAACCCATCCAGTTCTAAATCTACGAATGGTAAGAAAGACAGTAAAAGTAGTTCCAAATCAGAAACTACATCTACGAGTGGAGAATCGACTAGCCCCAgtgataaagaaaatgttgtGCACGACGGAACAACTGCCAAGGATTTACTCCAACACAAACCTATAGTCAGGATTGAGAGTCGTCTTGAAACGCCGATGGCATCCCCGCCGAGGCTCCCATTTGTACCGGACGTGACCATTAGGAAACCGAAATTCGCCGCTAATTTGGAAGAAGCGAAACGTCTCATGAAGATGAGGAAATTTCTGGATGAAGAGCAGAAACGGATGAACCAGGAAGCAGCTTTACTTCTAGAGTTCCAAGCTAATGTTAGACCGAGTTTGAGTCAGGTATACTCTAATATACCCGGACCGGAGTTGGAGTTCGCTTGTATCATGAATTCCAGACACACTCAGGatgacatacaaaataatgatgATAAGGATAATGTACAGAAACCGCACTACACCAACAATCAATTGCTGACCGTGCTTAACAACGAATATGACGACGAGAAATCAGATATGGAAGTGCGGGCCACGACGAGTACGGAACCTATCGCCATTGAAGTTAACGAAGGTGAACCTACCCCGATACTGTCACAGAATATTCAGGATGATATCTATCGTGCTGTGAATGAAAATGCTGAAGAAGAAGATGTAGAAAACAGTTCTACGACAGATAATACTCATAccaatacagaaaaaaaagaaagaggCGAGGAAAGcttaagatattttgataaaaatgaacAGTACGACGCTGAAATTGAGAGAGCCAAATTCACTTCATTCTTCATTGAATACAAAGAGAAAACTATTAGTGATAAATTATACTTGATTAACTGCGATCCGTATGAAGAGAATATTGTTCGCGACGTGTCCAAAAAGTTCGGTAGGTTTGAAATTGTGAACTACATTAAAAACGGTCATCTCAAGTTGCCGACGACGAACGTCGTGAGGAACGTCAATATATCCACCGAAATATCTCTACCGATTGAAGCTGACTTCGAAATGAACGGCTCCGAGAGTCCCAAATCGCAGATATTCAGTCCGGGGAAATCTGAATGTTCCTTTGATCTATCCAGTGACTACGACGCCAAGTTAACGGAGATGGTCAACAAGACATCCAGACAGGAAATCATGGAGATCATATTAGGCAGCGCACTGGATTCATCTACAAAGATGCCGACCATAGATTATTTCACGGATTCCAATATAGAAGCCTTCGAGAACAGTATGAAACGCAAGATGAGTGAAGAGACGACGGTCAACAATAACATACACGTGTTAACTccgaataaaataagaaaattgagCACAGACCAAATAACATCCACCACTGAGG aaatagagGAACTCCCTACAAACAAATCAAACTGCACACGATCCAAATATTTAGGCAAGGCTAGAAGGGTGGGTCTGCCGAGACCAAGAAAAACAT TGCTCCCAAACAGTCCGTCAAGCGACAAGTCGGTTGAGAATTACGAACAGAACACACCGACACAATCGCCCAACGGAAAAATTAAACGCAACAAAGTACAAAGATACGACACCTCCGACCTTTACAAACCTAAACTACACTTCCTATCACGGAGAAATCATCATGTTACTTAA
- the LOC116774769 gene encoding uncharacterized protein LOC116774769 isoform X2: MKINVNINEEHLQVHKSISLKEKLESKALAILTAETLNKLKISPESLPQRCQILLQQVSESQISLEIEDLDPTSIALIRNKELTEKLTDDYEILKLQQKNAELQLSIDRNKKFIDNLKLELENSRKSLAHQNPNPANIHDHIKQLKQKLASYEDSYEKAKAKYHTLSLPEVILPKALSSQVTTLTELKQEEAVLKQRADDLALVEEAREVFSRLRK, translated from the exons atgaaaattaatgttaacattAACGAGGAACATCTTCAAGTGCATAAATCAATCTCACTTAAAGAAAAACTAGAATCTAAAGCATTAG CAATTCTTACCGCTGAAACAttgaataaacttaaaatatcccCAGAGAGTTTGCCGCAAAGATGTCAAATTCTCCTCCAACAAGTGTCGGAGAGCcaaataagtttagaaattgAGGATCTTGATCCAACGTCCATAGCATTAATACGAAATAAAGAACTCACGGAGAAATTAACTGACGACTACGAGATATTAAAACTGCAGCAGAAAAACGCAGAGTTGCAACTCAGTattgatagaaataaaaaattcatagaCAACTTAAAACTAGAATTAGAAAATTCTAGAAAATCGCTCGCACATCAAAATCCGAATCCAGCAAACATTCACGATCACATCAAGCAGTTGAAACAGAAGTTGGCGTCTTACGAGGACAGTTATGAAAAGGCAAAG gCCAAATACCACACTCTCTCACTGCCGGAGGTGATTCTGCCCAAAGCTTTGTCATCCCAAGTGACGACACTCACAGAACTTAAACAAGAAGAAGCTGTGTTGAAACAACGAGCCGATGACCTCGCGTTAGTTGAAGAAGCGAGGGAGGTGTTTAGTAGATTGAGGAAGTGA
- the LOC116774769 gene encoding glutamyl-tRNA(Gln) amidotransferase subunit A, mitochondrial isoform X1: MNKLTSYSVKEIHKCFRDKILTPTSFVDLCLQRAKQTNFLNAFVTLTDEIAEDQAVDSEKRVYINKKTRPLEGITIAIKDNFCTKNIPTTCASNMLRNFTPTYDATVYSRLIDAGACLIGKTNLDEFAMGAGTVDSIFGPTRNPWQYDNDWRISGGSSGGSAVAVASGTCVAAIGSDTGGSTRNPAALCGVVGLKPTYGLVSRYGLIPLVNSMDVPGILARNVDDVSLVLNAIAGPDVFDSTTIKKDFKSLVVNDVDLSRIRIGIPKEYRCEGMSEEVVDVWKEVADLLENEKCSVESVSLPHTSVSIAVYSILNQCEVASNMARYDGLEYGLRTSEEYSTEELYASSRSEGFNNVVRSRIFAGNYFLLTRNYEKYFLKALKLRRLISDDFKKVFNDGIDILLTPSTLSDAPLYTDFVSKHNRDQCALQDYCTQPANMVGIPALSLPIRLSKNNLPLSIQLMGPNLSEELLLSVAKKIESLVQFPTLKMD, from the coding sequence atgaataaattaacgtCGTACAGtgttaaagaaatacataagTGCTTTCGGGATAAAATTCTAACCCCAACAAGCTTCGTAGATTTATGTTTACAACGAGCGAAACAAACCAACTTTTTGAACGCTTTTGTGACCCTAACCGACGAAATAGCAGAGGATCAAGCGGTAGATAGTGAAAAGAgagtttatataaacaagaaaacCAGACCTCTGGAAGGTATTACGATCGCTATAAAAGATAACTTTTGTACGAAAAATATACCAACAACTTGTGCTTCGAACATGTTAAGAAACTTTACACCTACCTATGATGCCACCGTGTATTCAAGACTTATTGACGCGGGTGCGTGTTTGATTGGAAAGACCAATTTAGATGAATTTGCTATGGGTGCTGGGACGGTTGATTCTATTTTTGGACCTACTCGTAATCCCTGGCAGTATGATAATGACTGGAGGATTTCTGGAGGCAGTTCGGGAGGTAGTGCAGTGGCGGTGGCATCAGGGACCTGTGTGGCAGCCATAGGTTCAGACACAGGTGGCTCAACGAGGAATCCTGCAGCTCTCTGTGGTGTTGTCGGACTAAAACCGACTTATGGATTAGTTTCCCGTTATGGCTTAATACCTCTAGTCAATTCTATGGATGTTCCAGGGATTTTAGCAAGAAATGTAGATGATGTAAGTTTAGTTCTAAACGCAATAGCAGGACCTGATGTTTTTGATTCTACTACTATAAAGAAAGACTTTAAATCTTTGGTAGTGAATGATGTTGATCTCTCAAGGATAAGAATTGGTATACCAAAAGAATATCGTTGTGAAGGAATGAGTGAAGAAGTCGTCGATGTTTGGAAAGAAGTTGCAGATCTGCTTGAAAATGAGAAATGTTCGGTGGAATCTGTGTCCCTACCTCATACATCTGTATCAATAGCGGTTTATTCAATATTGAATCAGTGTGAAGTGGCAAGTAACATGGCCAGATATGACGGTTTAGAATATGGTCTTAGAACATCTGAGGAGTATTCAACGGAGGAACTATATGCTTCATCTCGATCGGAAGGCTTCAATAATGTTGTGAGGTCAAGAATTTTTGCTGGCAACTATTTCCTGCTGACCAGGAACTATGAGAAATATTTCCTAAAAGCTCTTAAATTACGTAGGCTCATATCAGacgattttaaaaaagtatttaatgatGGAATCGATATACTTCTGACACCATCAACATTATCTGATGCACCTCTTTATACAGATTTTGTATCTAAGCACAACAGAGACCAATGTGCCCTTCAGGATTACTGCACCCAGCCAGCCAATATGGTTGGGATTCCTGCATTGTCTTTACCCATCAGGTtatccaaaaataatttaccttTGTCGATTCAATTAATGGGTCCAAATTTGTCAGAAGAACTGTTGTTAAGTGTCGCTAAGAAGATAGAGAGTTTAGTACAATTCCCTACATTGAAGATggattaa
- the LOC116774769 gene encoding uncharacterized protein LOC116774769 isoform X3, with product MYIISFIAILTAETLNKLKISPESLPQRCQILLQQVSESQISLEIEDLDPTSIALIRNKELTEKLTDDYEILKLQQKNAELQLSIDRNKKFIDNLKLELENSRKSLAHQNPNPANIHDHIKQLKQKLASYEDSYEKAKAKYHTLSLPEVILPKALSSQVTTLTELKQEEAVLKQRADDLALVEEAREVFSRLRK from the exons atgtatattattagttttatag CAATTCTTACCGCTGAAACAttgaataaacttaaaatatcccCAGAGAGTTTGCCGCAAAGATGTCAAATTCTCCTCCAACAAGTGTCGGAGAGCcaaataagtttagaaattgAGGATCTTGATCCAACGTCCATAGCATTAATACGAAATAAAGAACTCACGGAGAAATTAACTGACGACTACGAGATATTAAAACTGCAGCAGAAAAACGCAGAGTTGCAACTCAGTattgatagaaataaaaaattcatagaCAACTTAAAACTAGAATTAGAAAATTCTAGAAAATCGCTCGCACATCAAAATCCGAATCCAGCAAACATTCACGATCACATCAAGCAGTTGAAACAGAAGTTGGCGTCTTACGAGGACAGTTATGAAAAGGCAAAG gCCAAATACCACACTCTCTCACTGCCGGAGGTGATTCTGCCCAAAGCTTTGTCATCCCAAGTGACGACACTCACAGAACTTAAACAAGAAGAAGCTGTGTTGAAACAACGAGCCGATGACCTCGCGTTAGTTGAAGAAGCGAGGGAGGTGTTTAGTAGATTGAGGAAGTGA